One Helianthus annuus cultivar XRQ/B chromosome 12, HanXRQr2.0-SUNRISE, whole genome shotgun sequence genomic region harbors:
- the LOC110893646 gene encoding uncharacterized protein LOC110893646, with translation MAESSSSFRLPSFCRHMNKADEFIMCIPDDAACTLWGEYKCPTNVDIITEDGRQFNVGISASKGKIFFFHGWSKVVDHLRLTIGCLVLFNPIDYATFKLTSFLDGVSHTTFWTYLLPPSSQFYVIPECILPKHYDYSSNDVIATVITDNNTFNVIIKTFDGKVGFSAGIDVIT, from the exons ATGGCTGAAAGTTCATCAAG TTTCAGACTACCCAGTTTTTGTAGGCACATGAATAAAGCAGACGAATTTATTATG TGTATTCCAGATGACGCTGCGTGCACACTATGGGGTGAATATAAATGTCCTACGAATGTTGATATAATCACAGAAGATGGCCGACAATTTAATGTTGGAATAAGCGCCTCTAAAGGAAAGATATTCTTTTTTCATGGTTGGTCCAAAGTTGTAGACCATTTACGACTAACCATTGGGTGTTTGGTTCTATTTAATCCTATAGATTACGCTACGTTTAAGTTAACTTCTTTCCTTGATGGGGTTAGTCATACCACTTTTTGGACGTATCTGCTCCCTCCATCATCTCAGTTTTAT GTCATTCCAGAATGTATCCTGCCAAAACACTATGATTATTCGTCAAATGATGTAATAGCTACTGTTATTACAGACAACAACACGTTTAACGTTATAATTAAAACATTTGACGGAAAAGTCGGTTTTTCTGCTGGTATTGACGTAATT ACGTAG